In the genome of Haemophilus pittmaniae, one region contains:
- the nudF gene encoding ADP-ribose diphosphatase has product MSEIQQFSQRDIEILNEETVYKGFFTLKKVQFKHKLFAGGESGVVTRELLVKGAASAVIAYDPQADTVVLVEQVRIGAYQADSEHSPWLLELIAGMVEKGEQPEEVALRESQEEAGVEVRNLAHCLSVWDSPGGVLERIHLFVGQVDSSQAKGIHGLAEEHEDIRVHVIKREQAYQWMCEGKIDNSIAVMGLQWLQLNYAQLQQQWL; this is encoded by the coding sequence ATGTCTGAGATTCAACAGTTTAGTCAGCGTGATATTGAAATTTTGAATGAGGAGACCGTTTACAAAGGCTTTTTCACGCTTAAAAAAGTGCAGTTTAAACATAAACTTTTTGCCGGTGGCGAAAGTGGAGTCGTAACCCGCGAATTATTGGTGAAAGGTGCTGCATCCGCAGTGATTGCTTATGACCCGCAAGCGGATACAGTGGTATTGGTAGAACAGGTGCGTATCGGTGCTTATCAAGCCGATTCAGAACACTCACCTTGGTTACTAGAGCTTATTGCCGGGATGGTTGAAAAAGGTGAACAACCGGAAGAAGTGGCTTTACGAGAAAGCCAAGAGGAAGCAGGTGTAGAGGTTCGCAATTTAGCCCACTGCCTGAGTGTATGGGATAGTCCGGGGGGCGTATTGGAACGGATTCATTTGTTTGTAGGGCAGGTGGATAGTTCTCAGGCGAAAGGAATTCACGGACTGGCTGAAGAACATGAAGACATTCGTGTTCACGTAATAAAACGTGAGCAGGCGTATCAATGGATGTGCGAAGGGAAAATTGATAACAGCATTGCAGTGATGGGATTGCAATGGCTTCAATTGAATTATGCTCAATTACAGCAACAATGGCTGTAA